The Nocardia sp. NBC_00508 nucleotide sequence GTTGGCTGTCAGTGCCACTGCGTCTCCGCGCACGGCCTATCCACCTACCGCGCAGCCGGTCCTGCGGTCCGATCGCCGATAGGGAGATTCGATCGAGCGCTCGATCTTGATCCCGCCTTCGGGCACGGAAGCGAAGTGCGTGCCAGCCTGGCGATCAGCCCACGCATGGTTCTCTCATCGGTAGCGGAGGTCGCCACGTGATGCGCGTGTGCTGCGCAGGCCAGGGCGGTGAGGCCTTACGCTGATAGCGCGAAAGGCCGTCTGGTGCAGGCGTTTTCAGTGAGCGGGTGCAGAAGCGGGACCGTTTCGGACACGTACGACCTACACGAGGTGACGATGAGACAGCCCACGACAAGCCCGGCCGCCGCGGTCCGTGACTTCGTGTCCGCCTGTCAGACGCTCACAAGCCTCATCGATCTCGCTGGACAGCCGACGACGTCTCCGCAGTTGCGGGTGGCGCTGGCCGAGTATTGCCGTGCCCATGCCACAGTCGATCCCGGGTTGGCGGCAAGCCTCTCCTTCTGGAAACGGCGGCGAGCTTCCTTGACCCCCGACGACCACGACGCGGTTCGCGCCATCCTCGACCGCGATGGCGCGATCCTCGCCGCGGTCCGCCGCTAACCGCCATAGCGAGCGTTTTGCACCGCGGCGCCGCCCTGGTCCGCACCGCCGTGGCATCCCTGACGGCCCGAGACGCCACTGGCAACGGTGCACGGTCGGTACATCTGGGCGTTCGAGAGCGAGTTCGGCACCGCTCCGGGAGGCTATCGCCGAAACGGGCGAAACCCGCTGCCTCACATGGTCTCCGACTCGGCTGCCAGCCGACGGAGTGCGGGCGCTACAGTACGACGGTGACAGAGTACCGATCGCCGACCGGCGCGGATCGCTCGCAGGACCTCGGCGTGCCGCCCTCGCCCGACATCCGTTCGACCGATTGGTCGAGTTCCGATGAGACCCTTGCGCAGTTGTTCCGTCGCGTCGAGACGTATGCCATAGAGGCGCGCGATTGGTATTCGAGAGACAAACTAACCAAACGCCAGGCCAGTCGAGCCCTCACCGCGTCGATGATCATATTGGGCTTACTCGGAACTCTGGTACCCCTGCTGACTACCGCGGGAGTCGACGCTGTCAATCCGAGTTGGGGCTTTGCGCTGCTCGCATGCGCCGCCGGATGCGTCGCATTCGACCGATTCTTCGGAATCTCGACCGCTTGGATGCGCGACATCCGAAGCGCGCAGTTGATCAATGCGATGTTGTGCGATTTTCAACTCGAGTGGGCATCTATTTCGAGAGCGTCCGCGAACTCCAACGCGGAGATAGATCGACGAATGCAACTGCTCAGAGACTTCTCTCGCAGAGTCAATGAGATAATCGCACTCGAAACAGACACCTGGACGGCCGAATTCCAGCTGTCGGCCGAGGCGCTGATCAGCAGATTCGATCGCAGGCAAGGACTGTAGCCTCCGGCGCCCGCCGCCCACTCTGCCCGAAGCCGTTCGGCTACCTCCGGATTCGAGCAGATGGTCACAGCGGCGGGAACCCGATTGCGGCCGCTACTGTCCGAGGCTCGGGAGGGAAGCGGCGGCTCCGATCCTTGGGTGAACTGTGGTCGTCGCGTTCTGCACTATGCGCTCCGCGGTCGGTCGGTCGGTCGGCCACGGCCTCGATGAGGGAGAACGGTGCGGCCCCCGTGAGCGGAGTAATCGATATGAGGGATAGCCCCGCGCGGTGGCACACGTCCTCGAAGTCCTTGCGCGTGCGCTCCCTACCACCCACGTTCACCAGCATGTTGAGGTCGCTCAAATAGGTGATTCCGTCGTCGGCGGCGTGGGCGTCGGCGTTGGTGTCGACGACTTCGGGAAGCACGGGCTCGACGATCAGGACGCGGCCGCCGGGCGCCAGCACCTCGCGGCAGTGGCGCAGGATCGTGACCGCCTGTTCGTCCGTCCAGTCGTGCAGGACGCTCTTCATCAGATAGAGGTCCGAGCCTGCGGGAACTGAACGGAAGAAGTCCCCGGCGATCAGGGAACAGCGTTCCGTGAGCCCGTGCCGCTCCAGCGTTTTCGGCGTCCGGGCCAGGCCCTCCGCCGTGTCGTAGACGAAACCGGTGAGACCCGGATGCGCGTCGAGTACGCCGGCCAGGAGTGTTCCGTCGCCGCCACCTACATCCGTGACGGTGGTGAACCGGCCGAAGTCGAAGGCGCTCGGCAGCGCGGCGGCGGTCTCGCTGACGGCTTGGCTCATCGCCGCGTTGAATTCCGCCGACAGGTCGGGGTGTTGCGAAAGGTGAGTGAAGAAGTCCGTCCCGAAGAGGTTGTCGAACGCGATGTCGCCGGTGCGGACGCTGCCGTCCAAGTGCTCCCAGGCGCGTAGCACCGCGGGCTCGGTGAACATCCGCACGAACGAGGTGAGCGAGTCGGGGTGGTGGGGGTCGAGGAGTGCGCCCGCCGGGGTCACCGAGAAGGAGCCGGGGGTGTGTTCCCGCAACAGGCCGAGACCGGCCAGGGCGCGTAGCAGCCGGGTCATCGGCTGGGGCGCGGCTGCGGCGTCCTCGGCCACGTCGGCGGCCTGACGCTGCCTGTCGCCGATCAACTCGACCACTCGCAACCTGACTGCCGCGCGCAGAGTCTGCGCTGCCATGCTCCCAAAAGCGAGCCGGGCGATCAGGTCACGGTCAACTATGCCTGCCGCTCGGACATCGGTGTTCGTCATAGGTGCCTTCCTTCCTTTGGGTATTGGACGCGCGCACGAACCACGTGTGCGGCCGTGCGTGTGACCGGTCTGTGCCGTTGCTTCCAGGGGTCAGCCGGCGGACGTCGCCCTACCGGCCAGGGCGGCCGGTGTGCACCCGGCGAACGCCAGCACGTCGCGATGGAGATGGGGCTGGTCGGTGTATCCGCACGCCAGGGCGACGTCGGCGGCGTTCTCGCCGGCGCTGAGCGCTCGGGCGGCGTGATCGAACCGGACCAGCATGGCGGCGCGCTTGGGAGTGAGGCCGATCTGAGCCCTGAACTTGGACCACAGCCGCTTGCGGCTCCACCCACAGGACGCAGCGAGGTCACCGATGCCTATCCGGCCTCGGTGCGCGACGATGCTGTCCCAGGCGGCGGCCACCTCAGGCGCCATCGCCGGTGCCCGCCCAGCCCGCTCCGTCAGGAACCCGCCCATCAGAATGAGGCGTTCCTGCCAGGTCGTGGCGTCGGTCAGCTGCTCACGGAGGCGTCGCTCGGTCCGCCCCCACAACTCGTCGAGACCGGTGACGGACCCGTCCAGTTCGCAGGGGGAGACTCCCAGCAGCGCGTAGGCGGCCCGGGGTGACAAGCGCAATTCGATGCACTCGACGTGCTCGCCGCGGATGCGGGTAGCGCCTGGCGACAACGCGGCGACGAAGCTTCGCAGGGGCTGGTGCCCAGCGGAGTCCTCGACTGTCAACGGGGCGTCCCCCAGCCCGATGACGACGATCACAGCAGGCTGCGGGAGCACCTGCATGTCCAGCCCGATAGCGCTGACGTCGCGGAACCCAGCCATCCCGACGCCGTCGAGAGACGTACCGCCGAAGGGGCGGGCGACCTCCCAGCCGTTCTCGGCATCACGGTCCGTAGCGGCGGACCCGGTTCCGTAACTGCGCATGCCTCTACCATCGCCGACTTCGATGGTCGTGTCTTGGACAAATGTTCCCTCGGCGACGCAGATGGCGCCTACCGCGCGGTCAGCTGCCGTGATCGGTCCAGGCGACAGCGCGCAGCGGAAACGAGCCCATCCCGCGCACCGGCGCCGGCAGTGCGACCAGCCTGGCACCGACGTCAGGGACTGCCTCCAGGTTCGTCATCTGCTCGATGATCGGGATCCCCGCACCGAGCAGCGTGTGGTGGCACGGCCGCGTCGGCAAGGACGTATCGTCGATATCCAGCGAGTCGATTCCCACCACAGCCACATTGGCGGCGACCAGCGCGTCCGCAACCTCGCCGACCAGGAACGGATGCCCCGGGCCTCGGTACGCGGACGAACCCCACCGGGCAGACCATCCGGTGTGCACCAGCACCGCCTTGCCCCATAGCCGCGCCGGGTCGCCGAGCACATCCGGCCCCACCACCCGGGTCTCCGCCACGCGGATCACCACGATCGGCACATTGAGCAGCCGCTCCAGCGGCAGGTCGGCGATATCGGCGCCATCGGCGTGGAAATGGAAAGGCGCGTCGATATAGGTTCCGGTCTTGCCGACCATATCCACGCGCGCGATGTCGTAGGCCATGTCGATGAGCGGCGACTGCTCACGCGAACACTCTGTGCTGACTCGCGGTCCAGGCAGGCCCGGATAGGTGAGCATGCCATCCGAGATCGGATGGGACAGCTCCACCATCGCCTTGCTCATGCTAGAGACCGTACCGGCCGATCCCGCTGGAAGACGTGGCGCCGCCGACCTCCGCGATCCCTACGACCGATGCGACCGATTCCCGCGGTCCGGCGACTCCGCGACCCATCCGGTGAGCTGTCGCGCAAGGGCTTCCATGGCGACCGGATGCGCCCCGGCGGCGTTCGGACGTGCCGGTCGAGGCGGGACGGCACGGGCAAGTGCGCCCCGGCCCCAAGAGGGGCAAACTGGGAGCTAGGAGGTCATCATGCGATTGCTACAGGGCCTGCTCGGCGTGGTGCTGGGAATCCTCACAGCCGTGCTCGGTACGGTGCTGGGGATCCTCGCAGCCGTGCTGTGGCTCGTCGGTGCGGTGTTGTGCGTGACGGTAATCCTGCTTCCGCTGGGCATCCCTGTCGTGAAGCTCGCCCGCCGGCTGTTCACCCTTTCCCGGCAGCTGATGCATCTCCCCTGACGGCCGTACTCCGGCTCGCCCTTGTCGGTACCTCTGCTCGGTTCGCCCTGGTCATGGGAGGAACCGATCGGCGGTCGACTATGCCGTATCGGACCCCGCAGGTTCTCTGGCGGAAGGGATCGTGCTCTCTTCTGCTGCTTTCTGCGGCACGGCGAATGTGGAGATTACACAGAGAATGGCAACGGCGAAGCACGCCAGTGTGTACCAGAGGTTCCCGACGGGGTCTCCCCCGCCTGTGAAACCGCCGACGGCGCCGAAGAAGTCGGGGAACGCGGTGACCCAGAGTAACGCCATAACGCACAGGTACACCACGCTGTAATACCGCACGAAGTGGTTCGTGTACGGGGGCACATCCGATGGTTCCCGTCGCAGGCGCAACCATTGCCGGGCCAGAATCGGAATCGCGACAAGTGTGACGACGACCAGTTCCGCCGCGTAGAGGACTCCCCGGATCGTCGTGCTCCCCATTCCGAGGACTGTCGCGGGTATCGGGAGGATGAAAGTGCCAAGCGACGCCAGGATACCGATTGCTATTGTGCGCCATACCAACTGGAGGCCGAAGAATCGGTGGCCGTGGTCGACGTAGCGACCGACGAAGAACTGGACACAGAGTGCCAGCGACATCGGCCAAAGAGCGGCGAAGACGACCACGCTCGGCAGCGGGACCGAATCGAACATGGGTTGATTGATCGGGTTCGCAGTCGACCACTCCCACCATCTCAGCTGTGGTCCGAGGTGGTCGAAGATCTCGTAGAACGCGTGGTGGACGAAACCTACGCAGACCGCGCCTACGAGCACACTGTGCTGCCGGAAGACGCCGAGCATTCTGACGATTTCGAAGGCCAGCGTGGCCATGAGCGGGTAGATCGCGATGATGTACAGCGGGAGTCGGCCCCACAGGAAGTCCACGGTGAACACGTTGTGCGCGAACATCGTGTCGACATGGTCTTCGATGCCGAATGCAGCGGGAAAATACAGCGGTGGTTCGATGACGAACAGGTATGCGGTGGCACCGAACCACAGCACCAGGTTGGTGGGATCGCCGTTACGGCGCAGTCGCACGATGGCGAGCGCGAGCGCGAGCACCGAGCCCAGAACGATGGTGAACTCGAGGACCGGCAGGGTCCAGTTCTCCAACGACAGCGGGTTACGGACCTCGATGAGTCCACCGGTCTCCTGACATGAGAAGCCGAGTTCCGTCGCGAGGTGCTCGAAGGTGGGCGAGCAATGATCGGCCATCAGTCCTCCTACGATGCGACCGTGTCGGCGGTGTACCAGTGCGAGACGTCGTAGCCTGCCTCGTAGCGCTCGAACCACACATCGGCGAGTGCGGGCAGCTTTTCGTGGGCAGGGTTGTGTTTCGGCAACTGGCTGCGGACGATCCCCACCAACGCGGCGAGTTGCTCGCCGAGCGGCAAATGGTCGAACGCGCGCTCCATCGGGCCGTTCTCCTCCGGATGGAGCAGCGGTAGCCATTTGCGGAGGTTCTGCTTACGCCGGTGGGACGCGAACATCGATAGGGCATCGATCTTCCGATCCTCCAGCGGGACATGCTTGTTGAAGCCTTCGCAGGCCACCCTGATGACCTTCATGACGTGCCGGAAGATCGATGGGGCCATGCGCATCCGGTAGGCATCGCTTCCGACAACGGACTCGAAGATGATGAGCGCGGAACTTCGATGCTCGACTTCCTCGACGAAGTGCCAGATGAACAGTGACGCGACCCGGTCGTCTCCGGGCCGGAACAAAGTCGAATCGTTGTCCAGCATCAGCTTGAACACCGGAGTGAAGGTCGCTTCCAGGTCGGCGGTGTAGGCAAGCCGGTAGTTCAGCGAGGTCTCCTTGGTCAGCCGGTCGAACTCGCCGATTACTTCGTCGAGCGTCTCCTGCAGCCTCGGGTACCGCTTGATCAGGCCTTTGACATGCTGGCGGTGCGCTGCCGAGTGCTGTCCTTCCTGACGCATGAACGCGTCTGCCTCCTCGGCGACCGCGGGATCGGTGATCAGCGGCTTGGTTTGAAGGATCATCTTCACGATCATCTTTTCGAAGCCGATCGCCAGGAACGAGACCGCGTTGGCCATGCTCGAGAAGGCTGGATTCTCTTCGTTCCAGAGGAAGGGGACATCGTAATCCGCGAACGCGAAACTCATCTTTCGGACATGAAGATCGGTCACTTTGCGATACCTCGTCGTACGGAAGTGGGCTGGTCCGGCGCCGTCGTTCGGGATGCGCCGAAGCCATGGTGGCGCTGATCATACACACGATCGAATCTGTGTATGATCACATTCGTCGTCGCGAATCGCGCAACAGATGACGGGACGGCGCTGTGGTAGCGTCAGGGCCCCTGATCCGGATAGTCGGCGGGCTTTTCCCACGCGGAGGGCTGCGTGCGACCGACATGGTTCGAGCCGAGGAAGCGGGGCAGTGGCAGGAAGGCGCGGGTGGGGCGGGAGTCCACCGGGCAGTGACGAGGAAGCGTCCTGTCGGATTGTTGCCGCTGCAGTCGATCTGATCGGGCGAACGGGTTCGGAAATCAGCATCGCCGACGTCGCGGAGTCCCTGGGCGTCATCCGTCAGACGGTGTACCGATACTTTCCCAGTGCGGACGCTTTGATGAAGGCCGCCGCGATCGCATCGGTCGACGGATTTCTCGATCGGCTGACGCAGCATGTGAGCGGCATCGAAGACCCTGCTGAAGCGATGACCGAGGGAGTGGTCTACACGCTGGCCGAGGTACGTCGAACGCCTCATCTGGGCATTCTGCTGACGGGAACGTACTCGAACGCCCACCCCGAGGGCCTCACTTCCGAAGAGGCGCGAACCTTCGGAATGACGATGATCAGACGCTTCGACGTCGACTGGGAGCACTACGGGTACGACGACGCATCT carries:
- a CDS encoding TetR/AcrR family transcriptional regulator, with the translated sequence MAGRRGWGGSPPGSDEEASCRIVAAAVDLIGRTGSEISIADVAESLGVIRQTVYRYFPSADALMKAAAIASVDGFLDRLTQHVSGIEDPAEAMTEGVVYTLAEVRRTPHLGILLTGTYSNAHPEGLTSEEARTFGMTMIRRFDVDWEHYGYDDASLHELVEYVLRTMQSFFVSPGNPPRSEDDLRRYLRRWMGAAIIAQLHPSPSV
- a CDS encoding cyclase family protein; this translates as MSKAMVELSHPISDGMLTYPGLPGPRVSTECSREQSPLIDMAYDIARVDMVGKTGTYIDAPFHFHADGADIADLPLERLLNVPIVVIRVAETRVVGPDVLGDPARLWGKAVLVHTGWSARWGSSAYRGPGHPFLVGEVADALVAANVAVVGIDSLDIDDTSLPTRPCHHTLLGAGIPIIEQMTNLEAVPDVGARLVALPAPVRGMGSFPLRAVAWTDHGS
- a CDS encoding helix-turn-helix domain-containing protein, which translates into the protein MRSYGTGSAATDRDAENGWEVARPFGGTSLDGVGMAGFRDVSAIGLDMQVLPQPAVIVVIGLGDAPLTVEDSAGHQPLRSFVAALSPGATRIRGEHVECIELRLSPRAAYALLGVSPCELDGSVTGLDELWGRTERRLREQLTDATTWQERLILMGGFLTERAGRAPAMAPEVAAAWDSIVAHRGRIGIGDLAASCGWSRKRLWSKFRAQIGLTPKRAAMLVRFDHAARALSAGENAADVALACGYTDQPHLHRDVLAFAGCTPAALAGRATSAG
- a CDS encoding SLATT domain-containing protein yields the protein MTEYRSPTGADRSQDLGVPPSPDIRSTDWSSSDETLAQLFRRVETYAIEARDWYSRDKLTKRQASRALTASMIILGLLGTLVPLLTTAGVDAVNPSWGFALLACAAGCVAFDRFFGISTAWMRDIRSAQLINAMLCDFQLEWASISRASANSNAEIDRRMQLLRDFSRRVNEIIALETDTWTAEFQLSAEALISRFDRRQGL
- a CDS encoding metal-dependent hydrolase, yielding MTDLHVRKMSFAFADYDVPFLWNEENPAFSSMANAVSFLAIGFEKMIVKMILQTKPLITDPAVAEEADAFMRQEGQHSAAHRQHVKGLIKRYPRLQETLDEVIGEFDRLTKETSLNYRLAYTADLEATFTPVFKLMLDNDSTLFRPGDDRVASLFIWHFVEEVEHRSSALIIFESVVGSDAYRMRMAPSIFRHVMKVIRVACEGFNKHVPLEDRKIDALSMFASHRRKQNLRKWLPLLHPEENGPMERAFDHLPLGEQLAALVGIVRSQLPKHNPAHEKLPALADVWFERYEAGYDVSHWYTADTVAS
- a CDS encoding methyltransferase → MTNTDVRAAGIVDRDLIARLAFGSMAAQTLRAAVRLRVVELIGDRQRQAADVAEDAAAAPQPMTRLLRALAGLGLLREHTPGSFSVTPAGALLDPHHPDSLTSFVRMFTEPAVLRAWEHLDGSVRTGDIAFDNLFGTDFFTHLSQHPDLSAEFNAAMSQAVSETAAALPSAFDFGRFTTVTDVGGGDGTLLAGVLDAHPGLTGFVYDTAEGLARTPKTLERHGLTERCSLIAGDFFRSVPAGSDLYLMKSVLHDWTDEQAVTILRHCREVLAPGGRVLIVEPVLPEVVDTNADAHAADDGITYLSDLNMLVNVGGRERTRKDFEDVCHRAGLSLISITPLTGAAPFSLIEAVADRPTDRGAHSAERDDHSSPKDRSRRFPPEPRTVAAAIGFPPL